In Amycolatopsis sp. EV170708-02-1, the following are encoded in one genomic region:
- a CDS encoding GAF and ANTAR domain-containing protein produces MKARQRDAIVREWSWRAGAVRSGPRWSRPNPDPPGRLAMTFRRNDRAVLVWSKMRFLASETDSAVTVEHACVVCGEALEAAGVGLTLATEKGLPEPVFATDARSRELDELQFTLGEGPALDVSRGGMLVVVTDMTSSEATLRWPVFAPEAIDGGVKSIIAVPIQVGAITLGAVGCYREFAGFPSRECLAKALVCAEAVITLALADTGGPVLGELIDREFTEHRARVHQAAGVVSAQLEIGLPDALARLRAYAYANGRKLEEVAEDVVRRRLTFRHEP; encoded by the coding sequence GTGAAAGCGCGGCAAAGAGACGCAATCGTGCGAGAATGGTCATGGCGCGCTGGCGCTGTTCGCTCCGGCCCCCGGTGGTCTCGTCCGAATCCGGACCCGCCCGGGAGGCTTGCCATGACGTTCCGACGGAATGATCGCGCCGTCCTGGTCTGGTCGAAGATGCGTTTTCTCGCCTCGGAAACCGATTCGGCGGTGACGGTGGAGCACGCCTGCGTCGTATGCGGGGAAGCGCTCGAGGCGGCCGGTGTCGGGCTCACCCTCGCCACCGAAAAGGGTTTGCCGGAGCCGGTCTTCGCGACCGATGCGCGCAGCCGTGAATTGGACGAGCTGCAGTTCACCTTGGGCGAAGGGCCGGCATTGGACGTTTCGCGCGGCGGTATGCTCGTCGTCGTAACCGATATGACCAGTTCGGAGGCGACACTCCGATGGCCGGTGTTCGCGCCCGAGGCGATCGACGGCGGCGTGAAATCGATCATCGCGGTGCCGATTCAGGTCGGTGCGATCACTTTGGGTGCGGTCGGCTGCTATCGCGAATTCGCCGGGTTCCCTTCGCGGGAGTGCCTGGCGAAAGCGCTCGTTTGCGCGGAAGCGGTCATCACCCTCGCCTTGGCCGATACCGGTGGGCCGGTTCTCGGCGAGTTGATCGACCGTGAATTCACCGAACACCGCGCCCGGGTGCATCAGGCCGCCGGCGTGGTGTCGGCCCAGCTCGAAATCGGGCTTCCGGACGCGCTCGCCCGCCTGCGTGCCTACGCCTACGCCAACGGCCGGAAGCTCGAAGAAGTAGCCGAGGACGTGGTGCGGCGTCGGCTCACGTTCCGGCACGAGCCATGA
- a CDS encoding GAF and ANTAR domain-containing protein translates to MTDLVADLRETFVQLADTLVDDFDLVEFLDVLTFRCVEQLGVCTAGLLLADPRGTLGMVAASDERTRLLELFQLRNSEGPGLDCYRDAEPMACPDLVGVRGRWPKFAQEAENAGFRSVYTLPMRLREEVIGALSLFGTRPASLDDEGLRLGQALADVATIGILHHRVLQRQEMITGQLQTALNSRVVIEQAKGVLAERLRVSVGDAFGVLRAYARSNNRKIIAVAKGIIDRTVEIPR, encoded by the coding sequence ATGACCGACCTGGTGGCCGATCTGAGGGAGACCTTCGTGCAGCTGGCGGACACCCTGGTGGACGACTTCGATCTCGTCGAATTCCTCGACGTGCTCACGTTCAGATGTGTGGAGCAGCTCGGCGTCTGCACCGCGGGACTGCTGCTCGCCGACCCCCGCGGCACGCTCGGCATGGTGGCCGCTTCGGACGAGCGAACCAGGTTGCTCGAACTGTTCCAGCTGCGGAACTCCGAGGGGCCGGGCCTGGACTGCTACCGGGACGCCGAGCCGATGGCCTGCCCTGATCTGGTGGGTGTGCGCGGAAGATGGCCGAAGTTCGCGCAGGAGGCGGAAAACGCCGGATTCCGTTCCGTGTACACCTTGCCGATGCGGTTACGGGAAGAGGTGATCGGCGCGCTGAGCCTGTTCGGCACCCGCCCCGCCTCGCTCGACGACGAGGGATTGCGGCTGGGGCAGGCACTCGCGGACGTCGCCACGATCGGCATCCTGCATCACCGTGTGCTGCAGCGGCAGGAGATGATCACCGGGCAATTGCAGACGGCGTTGAACAGCCGGGTGGTCATCGAACAGGCGAAAGGTGTTCTCGCCGAACGGCTCCGCGTTTCGGTCGGTGACGCGTTCGGCGTATTGCGCGCGTACGCGCGGAGCAACAACCGCAAGATCATCGCGGTGGCGAAGGGGATCATCGACCGCACCGTGGAAATCCCGCGCTGA
- a CDS encoding LysR substrate-binding domain-containing protein: MFSLEQLVSFVAVAEELHYGRAAERLSMTQPPLSRRIQLLERELGAELFDRTHRTVRLTPAGRVFLAEARKILRSSHEATLYVRRVKKGEVGVVTLGFTATAAYSYLERVIAAANAEVPGVDLVLREMVTAAQVEELLAGGIDLGMIRPPVAGADIVTMPLWREPLLAALPSAHPLARRKKNPDVRDFDGEPFIMYSPSEGRYFHDLLVAVFRAARVAPDYTQYPCQVHTVLALVKAELGVALVPAAAGTLRFEGVVLRPVGGVEGRPVELELMWRRGNDNPALGALLTAVGNLARRGLQSTVD; the protein is encoded by the coding sequence GTGTTTTCCCTGGAGCAGCTGGTCAGTTTCGTCGCGGTGGCCGAGGAACTGCACTACGGCCGGGCGGCGGAGCGGCTCTCGATGACCCAGCCGCCGTTGAGCAGGCGGATCCAGCTGCTGGAGCGGGAACTGGGTGCCGAGCTGTTCGACCGTACGCACCGCACGGTCCGGCTGACGCCCGCCGGACGGGTTTTCCTGGCCGAGGCAAGGAAGATCCTGCGTTCGTCGCACGAGGCGACGCTGTACGTCCGCCGCGTGAAGAAAGGTGAGGTCGGCGTCGTCACGCTCGGTTTCACCGCCACGGCGGCTTATTCGTATCTCGAACGGGTCATCGCCGCGGCGAACGCCGAAGTGCCCGGCGTCGATCTCGTGCTCCGGGAGATGGTGACGGCGGCGCAGGTGGAGGAGCTGCTGGCGGGCGGGATCGATCTCGGCATGATCAGGCCGCCGGTCGCCGGCGCCGACATCGTGACCATGCCGCTGTGGCGGGAGCCGCTGCTGGCCGCGCTGCCGTCGGCGCATCCTTTGGCCCGGCGCAAGAAGAATCCCGACGTCCGCGACTTCGACGGCGAGCCGTTCATCATGTATTCGCCGTCGGAAGGCCGGTATTTCCACGATCTGCTCGTGGCGGTGTTCCGTGCCGCCAGGGTGGCGCCGGACTACACGCAGTACCCCTGCCAGGTGCATACGGTGCTCGCGCTGGTGAAGGCGGAACTCGGGGTAGCGCTGGTGCCGGCCGCGGCCGGCACGCTGCGCTTCGAAGGGGTGGTGCTCCGTCCGGTGGGCGGGGTCGAGGGCCGCCCGGTGGAACTCGAACTGATGTGGCGGCGCGGCAACGACAACCCGGCGCTCGGCGCGTTGCTCACCGCCGTCGGCAACCTGGCGCGGCGCGGTCTTCAGTCCACTGTGGACTGA